The following are encoded in a window of Psilocybe cubensis strain MGC-MH-2018 chromosome 4, whole genome shotgun sequence genomic DNA:
- a CDS encoding FAD-linked oxidoreductase phmC, whose amino-acid sequence MSATDVLSTFTARSNAFSIDPSEWAFLNATLGGRLMQAIPVAQPCFSQGGGSNQTAFSDLQTHNEDHIFRSNHFGAYENTNWETCQSTGDECLLDWTDPTNPTAFATPQKCLLGNIPSYYYMKIDISGPNDVKAAFNFANQTGIRLSIKNTGLTLNETFIPDGCSASESGMTAITIGAGQQFRTIYNFAKSNNITVVGGADPAVGASGGWVMGGGHSALSVTMGLGVDRVLEFKIVTPDGQYRTANRCQNQDLFFALRGGGGGTFGVVLESTHMASPRVTIQAQPPAGAAFWANPVLNATEAKHSASGMVDAFASVNGTTTFFTLDSFSDFYDMFIDQQPDPVGRPQVIGTRLIPSDKFDDDILIEAIISGMLDSDFSQITAVTPFSFKKFNGNDTSINPAWRTAIWQTVLSYAWNFNSTLEDRVGSYNKVTQGMSIIRERTLDAAVYFNEADVYEPDYINAFWGEDNYKKLLAIKQK is encoded by the exons ATGTCAGCCACCGATGTGCTCAGCACATTCACTGCACGGTCAAATGCTTTCAGCATAGATCCGAGTGAATGGGCTTTTTTAAATGCCACACTCGGAGGACGTCTCATGCAAGCAATACCAGTTGCCCAACCATGCTTTTCTCAAGGTGGCGGGTCAAACCAGACGGCCTTTTCGGACCTGCAAACGCATAATGAAGACCACA TTTTTCGATCCAACCACTTTGGCGCCTACGAGAATACTAACTGGGAGACATGCCAAAGTACGGGAGATGAGTGCTTGCTGGACTGGACGGATCCCACCAATCCAACTGCGTTTGCGACTCCTCAAAAGTGTCTGCTGGGTAACATACCAAGTTATTAT TATATGAAGATTGATATCTCAGGACCGAATGATGTGAAAGCTGCGTTCAACTTTGCGAATCAGACAGGGATTCGGCTTTCTATCAAGAATACAGGG CTTACTCTCAACGAAACATTTATTCCCGATGGTTGCAGCGCTTCCGAATCAGGCATGACAGCGATAACAATCGGA GCAGGCCAACAGTTCCGCACCATATACAACTTTGCGAAGTCAAACAATATCACAGTTGTGGGCGGGGCTGACCCCGCTGTTGGAGCGTCGGGCGGGTGGGTTATG GGTGGCGGACACAGCGCATTGTCCGTTACTATGGGCCTCGGGGTGGACAGAGTGCTGGAGTTCAAGATAGTTACACCGGATGGGCAGTACCGTACTGCAAATCGATGCCAAAACCAGGATTTGTTTTTTGCGCTGaggggaggtggaggagggacATTTGGTGTTGTGCTGGAGAGCACACATATGGCATCTCCACGGGTGACTATCCAAGCGCAA CCGCCAGCTGGAGCTGCCTTCTGGGCAAATCCTGTTCTCAACGCGACTGAAGCGAAACACTCTGCCTCTGGAATGGTCGACGCGTTCGCCTCCGTAAACGGCACTACTACTTTCTTTACGTTGGACTCCTTTTCCGACTTCTACGATATGTTTATTGACCAGCAACCAGAC CCAGTTGGGCGGCCCCAAGTAATAGGCACTCGCCTGATCCCATCCGACAAGTTTGACGACGACATCCTAATAGAAGCTATAATAAGCGGTATGCTTGATTCAGACTTCAGCCAGATCACCGCTGTCACCCCATTCTCTTTTAAAAAATTCAACGGCAACGACACCTCCATAAACCCAGCTTGGAGGACGGCAATATGGCAG ACTGTACTCAGCTATGCGTGGAATTTTAACTCAACACTGGAGGACCGCGTCGGGTCCTACAATAAGGTAACACAAGGCATGTCAATCATCCGCGAGCGCACACTAGATGCTGCTGTATACTTT AATGAAGCTGATGTGTATGAGCCGGACTATATCAATGCATTCTGGGGAGAAGACAACTATAAGAAGCTGTTAGCTATCAAGCAGAAGTAG
- a CDS encoding Ras-related C3 botulinum toxin substrate 1, with translation MPPTLKLIVVGDSSVGKTSLLIRFETGKFPEHFPLSAYALLEEKRMPRAGVNIMAYAHLVFTTTYSVTHIVDGEPYIVQLWDTPGDAEYDRLRPLAYPQTDVFIMCFSVVDPDSYEDVRTKWSQETAYHNPSSPVLLVGTKTDLRKDSELRDRLREMNASPIQFPQGLAMRKDIGAAAYIECSALTGYGVQSVFEKAMLLAARPPPTMRMIHQSRKSCVIV, from the exons ATGCCACCCACCCTAAAAT TGATTGTGGTTGGGGATTCATCGGTTGGGAAG ACGTCGCTTCTGATCAGATTCGAAACAGGCAAATTTCCT GAGCATTTTCCTCTCAGTGCGTATGCTCTTcttgaagagaaaagaatgcCTAGAGCAGGTGTTAATATTATGGCATATGCTCATCTAGTGTTCACCACCACGTATTCTGTGACACACATCGTGGATGGAGAACCGTACATTGTTCAGTTATGGGATACGCCAGGTGATGCAGAATACGATCGACTCCGCCCTCTCGCCTACCCTCAGACCGATGTCTTTATAATGTGTTTTTCAGTAGTGGATCCCGATAGCTACGAGGATGTTCGGACAAAG TGGAGTCAAGAGACGGCATACCACAACCCGTCTTCACCAGTCTTGTTGGTTGGCACAAAGACAGACTTGCGTAAAGATTCGGAATTACGTGACAGGCTTCGTGAAAT GAATGCATCACCTATTCAATTTCCTCAAGGTCTGGCTATGCGCAAGGATATCGGGGCAGCTGCGTACATTGAGTGCTCCGCCCTCACAGGGTATGGAGTTCAGAGTGTATTTGAAAAAGCGATGCTCCTTGCAG CCAGGCCACCTCCTACCATGAGAATGATTCATCAGTCCCGTAAAAGTTGTGTGATTGTATAA
- a CDS encoding putative secreted lipase (putative secreted lipase ARB_00047) yields the protein MKGLFSAFTAGLVARANLMGNDLKGQTPPIANGVLHKRSYFYVGGAYEQTAGTFIAGSEVTVSSGQMYVEHLVPSVVTQKLPIVIIPGNGMTGTNFLNTPDGRTGWADYFMSQGYELYLVDQPSRGRSPWQQNIDGPQMTFDVLTVEQRFTDAQRFQLWPQAHLHTQWPGNGSRGDPTFDNFYMSIVPALASDAEASAKVKNAGSALLDRVGPAIVLTHSQSGQFGWILADARPSLVKAIVAIEPIGPPFINAVFPPLASARPFGLTEIPVEFTPPIESASDLNTMVVSSTTNFTCIQQASPPRKLANVSKVPVLVVTSESSYHAVYDSCSVDFLKAAGVSVDHVNLQDVGILGNGHMMFMEKNGLDIADRVVNKWLKQTV from the exons ATGAAGGGTCTTTTCTCAGCATTCACAGCAGGTCTTGTGGCTCGGGCCAACCTCATGGGAAACGATTTGAAAGGACAAACACCACCAATTGCGAATGGCGTTTTACATAAACGCTCGTACTTCTACGTTGGAGGCGCTTACGAACAGACTGCTGGCACATTTATCGCTGGATCGGAAGTCACGGTGTCCAGCGGACAAATGTACGTTGAACATTTGGTCCCCTCAGTGGTCACCCAAAAGCTACCGATTGTGATAATTCCAGGAAATG GAATGACGGGAACAAATTTTCTAAATACCCCAGATGGACGGACAGGCTGGGCAGATTATTTTATGTCTCAGGGTTACGAG CTGTATCTTGTTGACCAGCCGTCACGCGGAAGATCTCCCTGGCAACAAAACATTGATGGACCGCAGATGACATTCGATGTGCTCACGGTTGAGCAAAGATTTACTGACGCACAGAGGTTCCAATTATGGCCACAAGCGCATCTCCATACCCAATGGCCGGGAAACGGGAGCAGAGGCGACCCAACGTTTGACAATTTCTATATGTCAATTGTGCCTGCACTGGCGTCAGATGCAGAAGCTTCCGCGAAAGTGAAAAATGCTGGTTCGGCATTGCTTGACAGAGTAGGG CCCGCCATCGTTCTCACTCACTCCCAGTCGGGTCAGTTTGGATGGATCTTGGCAGACGCTAGACCATCACTAGTCAAAGCCATCGTCGCTATTGAGCCCATCGGACCTCCATTCATCAACGCCGTCTTTCCTCCACTCGCCTCTGCTCGTCCCTTTGGTCTCACAGAAATCCCCGTGGAATTTACGCCTCCCATTGAATCTGCATCTGACCTCAATACCATGGTGGTTTCTTCCACGACGAACTTTACATGCATCCAACAAGCCTCTCCGCCTCGGAAACTGGCCAACGTTTCGAAGGTGCCAGTCCTCGTTGTGACGTCAGAGTCTAGCTATCATGCTGTGTACGATTCCTGCAGCGTAGACTTCTTGAAGGCTGCCGGGGTGTCCGTCGACCACGTCAATCTTCAGGATGTTGGAATATTGGGAAATGGACATATGATGTTTATGGAGAAAAATGGCCTGGACATCGCAGACAGGGTAGTCAACAAGTGGTTGAAGCAGACTGTTTAA
- a CDS encoding Major facilitator-type transporter ecdD: protein MAGGAGGTGGGVSSTSLLWAIIMSAFAGFGGILFGYDTGTIGGVIAMDDWLHLFGKFDPTLNWYIPTNDKSLVVSILSAGTFFGALLASPVGDTLGRKWGLVASCMVFCLGVGLQLDTSWAVFIVGRVIAGFGVGLVSCLVPMYQSECAPKSIRGLIVGLYQLAITIGALLAAVVLNATKDRPNHSSWRIPIAVQFAWAAILAGGMILLPESPRYLLLKNRQADARVALGRLMTASPDSPEVEAEAIEISTALAVEKEASQGGYLACFRNNEDRNGLRTWTGIMMQGWQQLTGINFIFYYGTTFFQQAGIKNAFVIQIVCDVVNTVMTLFGIQLIDRVGRRRLLLIGAAGMCFCEFIVAIVGVTAGRVNGETAEVNIAAQRVLIAFTCFYIAFFATSWGPVIWVLTGELFPLGVRAKSMSLAVASNWLWNFGIGYATPYLVNASTFGVNGVRAANLGVKVFFIWGGTCVGCFVFTYFFIPETRGLSLEQIDILYRESTILGSNAKRHEILSQNKTFSNTYHNEKETVDHDSEKAVA from the exons ATGGCTGGAGGTGCAGGTGGTACCGGAGGAGGCGTGTCCTCGACGTCCCTTTTGTGGGCTATCATCATGTCGGCATTCGCAG GTTTTGGAGGAATTTTATTCGG GTATGACACGGGAACCATTGGAGGAGTCATTGCGATGGACGACTGGCTTCACCTCTTCGGAAAATTCGATCCAACACTGAATTGGTACATCCCCACAAATGACAAATCCCTGGTT GTATCTATTCTTTCTGCTGGAACATTCTTTGGCGCACTTTTGGCATCGCCAGTGGGAGACACTCTCGGTCGTAAATGGGGTCTTGTGGCATCCTGCATGGTGTTCTGCTTGGGTGTTGGTCTCCAGCTCGACACTTCGTGGGCAGTTTTCATTGTTGGCAGAGTTATCGCCGGATTCGGAGTG GGTCTTGTGTCTTGTTTGGTTCCCATGTACCAGTCAGAG TGCGCGCCCAAATCCATTCGTGGTCTAATTGTCGGACTTTACCAATTGGCCA TCACTATCGGTGCACTCCTTGCTGCAGTCGTACTGAATGCTACTAAAGATCGACCAAACCACTCCTCCTGGAGG ATCCCCATTGCCGTGCAATTTGCATGGGCTGCCATTCTAGCTGGTGGAATG attttGTTGCCCGAGAGCCCACGTTATCTCCTCTTGAAGAATCGCCAAGCTGATGCACGTGTTGCCCTTGGAAGATTGATGACTGCATCCCCCGACTCACCAGAGGTCGAGGCTGAAGCTATTGAAATCTCCACCGCATTGGCCGTTGAAAAAGAGGCTAGCCAGGGTGGTTACCTCGCTTGTTTCAGAAATAACGAAGATAGGAATGGCCTCAGAACATGGACCGGTATCATGATGCAGGGA TGGCAACAACTGACTGGCATCAATTTCATTT TCTACTATGGAACGACCTTCTTCCAACAAGCAGGAATTAAGAACGCTTTTGTTATCCA GATTGTTTGTGACGTTGTGAATACCGTCATGACCCTGTTTGGTATCCAACTTATCGACCGTGTTGGTCGCAGAAGGCTGCTCCTCATCGGTGCTGCTGGCATGTGCTTCTGCGAATTCATTGTTGCCATCGTGGGTGTTACGGCGGGTCGTGTGAACGGGGAAACAGCGGAAGTCAACATTGCCGCTCAACGAGTTTTGATTGCATTCACTTGCTT CTACATTGCCTTCTTTGCCACCTCATGGGGACCTGTTATCTGGGTTTTGACTGGAGAGCTCTTC CCCCTCGGTGTTCGTGCTAAGAGCATGTCCCTCGCTGTTGCCAGCAACTGGTTGTGGAATTTTGGAATCGGCTATGCTACTCCCTACCTTGTTAACGCATCTACCTTCGGTGTGAACGGTGTAAGAGCAGCAAATCTGGGAGTCAAAGTGTTCTTCATCTGGGGTGGAACCTGTGTGGGATGCTTCGTCTTCAC TTACTTCTTCATCCCTGAGACGAGAGGCCTATCCTTGGAGCAGATCGATATCCTCTACAGAGAATCGACCA TCCTTGGATCGAATGCCAAACGCCACGAGATTCTCTCCCAAAACAAGACATTCTCAAACACCTATCACAATGAAAAGGAAACT GTTGACCATGACTCTGAGAAGGCGGTGGCATGA
- a CDS encoding hypothetical protein (Uncharacterized protein MT2788), with the protein MVASSPYQCMTLALLMLPPLLLTTYFMAAFPSPPAPISVHPSLASLPSTSKSWSIYPEDFYTGGGYAVFPTGKVRYWLLGPEKGKKIVLIHGLSIPAIIWKDVAPKLVASGHRVLLYDLYGRGYSDAPQTAYDTNLYTTQLAFLMQYLKWQKANIIGVSMGGAIAAAFTAQFPHLVDESVGLIACAGLMESNDISRTAKVMSSPLIQILASSRPVQMYMQRLTNQSVSQDEKPLLEIVRLQSAHLPGYNHALSSSLRDGPVRGQRAAFQSKSFEGKRVLILHGTRDSTVHPKYADKISALLPSAAKQKLIMLEGAGHDLSVSHPEQVTAELLDLLDGRSWKKLP; encoded by the exons ATGGTCGCCTCCAGCCCCTACCAGTGCATGACGCTGGCGCTGTTGATGCTGCCGCCGCTTCTCTTAACGACCTACTTTATGGCGGCGTTCCCAAGCCCTCCAGCGCCCATCAGCGTGCACCCGTCGCTGGCCAGCCttccatccacatccaaGTCCTGGTCAATATACCCAGAAGACTTTTATACGGGCGGAGGATACGCCGTATTTCCGACTGGAAAA GTGCGGTATTGGCTTCTTGGTCCTGAGAAAGGCAAGAAG ATTGTCTTGATACATGGTCTGTCAATACCTGCGATCATTTGGAAGGATGTGGCACCGAAACTAGTGGCGAGTGGTCATCGCGTGTTGCTGTACG ACCTTTATGGAAGAGGATACTCCGACGCACCGCAGACTGCATATGACACCAACCTGTACACTACACAACTCGCATTCTTGATGCAGTATTTGAAATGGCAGAAGGCAAATATCATTGGTGTATCGATG GGAGGTGCAATAGCAGCTGCATTCACTGCCCAGTTTCCGCATCTTGTTGATGAAAGCGTCGGTCTTATCGCTTGTGCAGGGCTGATGGAG TCCAATGACATCTCTCGCACCGCCAAAGTCATGTCATCACCTCTTATTCAAATCCTGGCATCTAGTCGCCCGGTTCAGATGTACATGCAACGTCTTACAAATCAATCCGTATCACAGGATGAAAAACCTCTCCTTGAG ATCGTGCGACTGCAATCGGCCCATTTGCCAGGCTACAACCACGCCCTATCATCATCACTGAGGGACGGCCCAGTTCGTGGGCAACGGGCCGCCTTCCAGTCAAAATCATTTGAGGGCAAGAGGGTGCTGATCCTTCAT GGTACAAGGGATTCCACTGTTCATCCCAAATATGCAGACAAAATATCTGCTCTCCTCCCTTCGGCTGCAAAGCAGAAGTTAATTATGCTTGAGGGGGCCGGACACGATTTGAGCGTAAGCCACCCCGAGCAGGTGACAGCTGAATTGCTAGACCTTTTAGATGGACGGTCATGGAAAAAGTTGCCTTGA
- a CDS encoding Endoplasmic reticulum junction formation protein lunapark: MSFIRRIFSKKSEEDYETILSNLANEVQERQLKLSEIRLRERRSTLVVTLYTLAAWGAYVSLWYLNILPSITDGTYIRNASMERLVKILPVTIGPIIILFIRRVVQIWYKRKGDAEEKYLKELMKKRRDKVEEIKKKTNYYSTRDLIQKYDDATPSATPLRARFPQGQVPPTTPMRPQGPVNGNSVPQTPAPSSGLQAHLSPSTPAAYPIAPPRKQWYDKLADALLGEDDPSTASPSSRYALICEKCFNHNGLVKESMWEDAQYVCPKCGHFNASARSKKDPHRTPSPPSTTTMLPSSDQSGSGLNLTSNLPKSASKDNEGDSPTVDGTESTAMEVDQQDDSS; this comes from the exons ATGTCCTTTATTCGTCGCATATTTAGCAAG aAAAGCGAAGAGGACTATGAAACCATCCTCTCTAATTTGGCCAATGAAGTGCAAGAAAGGCAACTCAAACTATCTGAAATTCGTCTTCGAGAGCGTCGCTCGACTTTGGTTGTAACACTCTACACTTTGGCGGCTTGGGGAGCCTATGTCAGCTTGTGGTACTTGAACATCTTGCCGAGCATCACAGATGGAACGTACATTCGCAATGCCAGCATGGAGAGGCTGGTGAAGATCCTTCCGGTGACCATAGGTCCTATTAT AATTCTGTTTATCCGCCGAGTAGTGCAAATTTGGTACAAACGCAAGGGAGACGCAGAAG AGAAATACTTGAAGGAATTGATGAAGAAACGGCGAGACAAGgttgaagaaatcaagaagaaaACCAATTACTATTCCACCCGTGATCTTATTCAAAAATATGACGACGCCACACCCTCAGCTACCCCTCTTCGTGCCCGATTCCCGCAAGGTCAAGTCCCACCCACCACTCCTATGCGACCTCAGGGACCGGTGAATGGTAATTCGGTTCCACAAACACCTGCGCCAAGTTCAGGCCTACAAGCGCATCTTTCCC CTTCTACCCCTGCAGCCTATCCAATTGCACCACCGAGAAAGCAATGGTACGACAAACTGGCGGACGCTTTGCTAGGGGAGGATGACCCGAGTACCGCTTCACCGAGTTCACGTTACGCGTTGATATGCGAGAAGTGCTTTAACCACAATGGCCTAGTCAAGGAATCCATGTGGGAGGATGCAC AATATGTTTGCCCCAAATGCGGCCATTTTAACGCCTCAGCGCGCTCGAAAAAGGACCCACATCGTACTCCATCGCCACCCTCAACGACGACAATGCTTCCATCATCAGATCAATCTGGGTCTGGATTGAATTTGACATCGAACCTTCCCAAGTCCGCTTCCAAAGATAATGAAGGAGATTCGCCCACCGTCGATGGCACTGAGTCAACCGCCATGGAGGTTGATCAACAAGACGATTCCTCTTGA
- a CDS encoding Trans-acting T-cell-specific transcription factor GATA-3 — protein sequence MMCSYPPSSGYPDNAQISGSENWSINSNQSYGVGDTFVQNEHHRRWLAQQNSEYARRESRGDVRGRPSQTRSLPQQLPVQQNFSSSGYLGSAQAPRPSSFPNPNARDSVVSSNSNWVPWDMDTEPPLLSGTRFNNGPSSWNNQQLNVQIPQFTQPFSDMLYSSSDSSSATLFTPPSDQAIPLNGYAFPHRFSPGLSPSPSPVHHGSTTSTSSSSQASHSRRQSEDRSDTGKSCSHCHATSTPLWRRDPSTMKPLCNACGLYLQQRNKLRPQELIDADDDGSTSDESDVNYVGPECSHCRTHHTSVWRRSKTGEQLCNACGVYLRLRGKPRPLSLKRNKIRPRSKHLPK from the exons ATGATGTGCAGCTACCCCCCATCGTCCGGATACCCAGATAATGCACAAATTAGTGGATCGGAGAACTGGTCGATCA ATTCAAATCAGTCTTATGGTGTCGGGGATACTTTCGTCCAAAATGAGCATCATAGACGATGGCTTGCACAACAAAACTCTGAATATGCGCGTCGTGAAAGTCGCGGAGACGTTCGAGGTCGTCCTTCCCAGACGCGTTCCTTGCCACAGCAGCTCCCTGTTCAACAAAACTTTTCATCCTCCGGGTACCTTGGTTCTGCCCAGGCGCCCCGGCCTTCGTCCTTTCCCAACCCAAACGCTAGAGATTCCGTCGTCAGTTCTAATTCAAACTGGGTACCATGGGACATGGATACCGAACCTCCTTTACTGAGTGGTACCCGTTTTAACAATGGGCCATCCTCTTGGAATAATCAGCAGCTGAATGTTCAGATACCGCAATTTACCCAGCCCTTCAGCGATATGTTGTATTCGTCGTCGGATTCTTCCTCCGCCACTCTGTTTACACCACCCAGTGACCAAGCCATTCCTCTCAATGGATATGCCTTCCCCCATCGCTTCTCCCCGGGTCTCTCTCCTTCCCCATCCCCTGTTCATCACGGATCAACGACTTCGACCTCCTCGTCATCCCAAGCAAGCCACTCTCGCCGACAAAGTGAAGATCGGTCAGACACCGGAAAGAGCTGTTCACATTGCCACGCCACTTCAACTCCTCTATGGAGACGAGATCCGTCCACAATGAAACCTCTTTGTAATGCTTGCGGCCTATACCTACAACAACGAAACAAACTTCGGCCTCAGGAGCTCATTGAcgccgatgatgatggaagCACTTCAGACGAGTCTGATGTGAACTACGTCGGTCCAGAATGCAGTCATTGTCGGACGCATCATACATCGGTGTGGAGACGAAGCAAGACAGGGGAACAGCTGTGTAATGCTTGTGGAGTCTACCTACGCCTTCGTGGAAAACCCCGACCTCTCTCGCTGAAGCGAAATAAAATTCGTCCAAGATCGAAACATTTGCCAAAATGA
- a CDS encoding putative peptide transporter ptr2, giving the protein MAAPPYPAEKSGSKELIPVPAYDEKFGDEKVAHGDDISGEFLPGSENVTQHDLDTLRHVSDKFPYAAWLVVIVEFAERWSYYGTTNIFNNYIRAPLPAGSRTGAVIFDRANGVAGALNKKQQTSFAIRTFNTFFVYCTPWLGGILADTVWGRYKTIMIFSIICLIGHIILVGSATPVSLENANTALGLLVLSITIMGLGAGSIKANVSPMIAEQYTGKLRKVTLPSGEQVIVSPAVTIQSIYLWFYAAINLGSCGAISASFLARDHGYWAAYLVPTAIFALVPIVLLVGKNVYVKTPPRGSILLETMRVIRMCLGPVWSFNPVRTYRNAQSSTFWDPAKRSSYEQGKVPANITWDDEFVDEVSRTVKACKVFLFFPFFWLCYSQIDGNLGTVAASMKLDGTPNDLIQNLNPISIIIMIPIFDYVIYPFLRRRGINFTPIKRIFTGFIVAGLAMLYAAVLQHFIYKTSPCHDNLPSECVFKVGDDEFPNPSPLNVWIVSGPYILVGMSEIFASITSLEYAFTKAPVRMRSVVMAFSQFQVALSSALNFSLTAVNVENRFTWLFGSFGVTAWIVGIIFFFTFRQLDREEAILNTIGQGPRAGFVDEQQQSSDAK; this is encoded by the exons ATGGCAGCTCCTCCGTATCCGGCTGAGAAATCTGGTTCCAAAGAACTCATCCCCGTCCCTGCCTACGATGAGAAGTTTGGTGACGAGAAGGTGGCCCACGGCGACGACATCTCGGGCGAGTTCCTCCCTGGTTCAGAGAATGTCACCCAGCATGACCTCGACACTTTGAGGCATGTTTCCGACAAGTTCCCTTATGCCGCTTGGTTGGTCGTCATCGTTGAGTTTGCTGAACG ATGGTCGTACTACGGAACGACGAACATCTTCAACAACTATATCCGTGCCCCGCTACCAGCCGGTTCGAGGACAGGTGCTGTCATTTTCGACCGCGCCAACGGTGTGGCTGGTGCTCTGAATAAGAAACAGCAAACGTCGTTTGCCATCC GTACTTTTAACACCTTCTTTGTTTACTGCACACCATGGCTTGGAGGAATCCTTGCGGACACAGTTTGGGGTCGTTACAAGACGATCATGATCTTCTCTATTATTTGCCT TATCGGTCATATCATCCTTGTCGGTTCCGCGACGCCTGTTTCTTTAGAGAATGCCAACACTGCACTTGGTCTCCTCGTTTTGTCCATCACTATCATGGGATTGGGTGCTGGTTCAATCAAAGCCAACGTTTCACCTATGATTGCTGAACAATATACCGGTAAATTGCGCAAAG TTACCCTTCCTTCTGGCGAGCAGGTTATTGTTTCGCCTGCCGTCACTATCCAAAGTATCTACCTCTGGTTTTATGCCGCTATCAATTTGGGATCCTGTGGAGCTATCTCCGCCTCTTTCCTCGCTCGCGACCATGGATATTGGGCGGCATACCTCGTCCCCACTGCAATCTTTGCTTTGGTACCTATCGTCCTCCTCGTTGGCAAGAACGTGTACGTCAAGACTCCTCCTCGCGGTTCAATTCTTTTGGAAACCATGCGCGTGATACGCATGTGCCTTGGCCCTGTCTGGTCTTTCAACCCCGTCCGAACTTACCGTAATGCTCAATCTTCCACCTTCTGGGATCCCGCCAAGAGAT CATCGTACGAGCAAGGCAAGGTTCCTGCGAACATTACCTGGGATGACGAATTTGTCGATGAAGTTTCGAGGACAGTTAAGGCCTGCAAGgtcttcttgttcttccctttcttctggctGT GCTACTCTCAAATCGACGGAAACTTGGGAACTGTCGCTGCTTCCATGAAACTCGATGGTACACCTAACGATCTCATTCAGAACTTGAACCCTATCAGTATCATTATTATGATTCCCATTTTCGACTACGTCATCTACCCTTTCCTCCGCAGAAGAGGTATCAACTTCACGCCCATCAAGCGCATCTTCACCGGTTTCATCGTCGCTGGTCTTGCCATGCTCTACGCCGCTGTCCTTCAGCACTTCATCTACAAGACATCGCCCTGCCACGACAACCTCCCCTCCGAGTGTGTATTCAAAGTCGGCGATGACGAGTTCCCCAACCCTTCCCCACTGAACGTGTGGATTGTCTCCGGCCCGTACATCCTCGTCGGCATGTCTGAGATTTTCGCCTCCATCACCTCCCTGGAGTACGCCTTCACGAAGGCCCCAGTGCGCATGCGCTCCGTCGTCATGGCTTTCTCTCAGTTCCAAGTCGCGCTCTCCTCCGCCCTCAACTTCTCCCTGACTGCCGTCAACGTCGAGAACAGATTCACTTGGCTCTTCGGCTCCTTCGGTGTCACCGCCTGGATCGTCGgtatcatcttcttcttcacattCCGCCAGCTTGATAGGGAAGAGGCTATTCTTAACACCATCGGCCAGGGACCCCGTGCTGGTTTCGTCGATGAGCAGCAACAGTCTTCAGATGCCAAATAA